The Flavobacterium faecale genome has a segment encoding these proteins:
- a CDS encoding alginate export family protein — protein sequence MNTKKFLLFALTLITYTSTFAQNSDDLLNLLIRRNIIKQVEADSIRATYKNKQVAPSKEKTFLVDLQVRNRAEYRNGYSNIPADNSSASAFVNQRTRLNFEYKQGTAFNAVVSLQDARVWGSHDPRGLNGTIQLFEGYVEPNITPNFSVRIGRQRLVYDNQRLFAENDWRVNGNSHDAITFRYKKNKLSSELAGAFNQTAERTFGTDYTPTELSITPGNGTAATWTNYKALAVHYLKYDFDSHASITTIIASDAYQDVVTKEQNYWRFTYGGRLEYKTNQWYATVNCYLQSGRNSTGKTIQSWYIQPEVKYSPTSQFAIRLGAEILSGDKGKISDVDHSFVPLYGVAHRFNGFMDIFTKFPSDLSNAGLVNPYLFINKKLTDKVEISSNNHLFYTQRSFHTTTNQPLTKFMGYEHDLVVTYKPNSYTHLESGFSIALPTEAMTTIKKTGNPDRVATWAYLQVKFTPRLFKSTTY from the coding sequence ATGAATACTAAAAAATTCTTGCTTTTTGCACTTACGCTCATCACATATACGAGCACTTTCGCTCAAAATTCTGATGATCTTTTAAACCTTTTAATTCGAAGAAATATCATTAAGCAGGTCGAAGCAGATTCTATACGAGCTACGTACAAAAACAAGCAAGTTGCCCCTTCAAAAGAGAAAACCTTTTTGGTCGATTTACAAGTAAGAAACAGAGCTGAATACCGCAATGGCTACTCAAATATACCTGCTGACAATAGCAGTGCGAGCGCTTTTGTAAATCAAAGAACCCGATTAAATTTTGAGTACAAACAAGGAACTGCATTTAATGCCGTCGTGTCATTGCAAGATGCCCGAGTTTGGGGATCGCATGATCCACGTGGTTTAAATGGAACAATTCAGCTTTTTGAAGGTTATGTTGAACCGAATATTACTCCCAATTTCTCTGTTCGAATAGGAAGACAACGCTTAGTGTATGACAATCAACGTCTCTTTGCCGAAAACGATTGGCGAGTAAATGGTAATAGTCACGATGCTATTACCTTTCGATACAAAAAAAATAAACTAAGCTCTGAGCTGGCTGGTGCTTTTAATCAAACTGCAGAACGCACTTTTGGCACCGATTACACCCCTACAGAGCTAAGCATAACACCTGGAAATGGCACCGCAGCCACTTGGACCAATTACAAAGCCTTGGCTGTACACTACCTCAAATATGATTTTGATTCACATGCAAGTATAACCACCATTATTGCATCAGACGCTTATCAAGATGTAGTAACAAAGGAACAAAATTACTGGCGCTTTACCTATGGTGGTCGACTGGAATACAAAACAAACCAATGGTATGCAACGGTAAACTGTTATCTCCAATCTGGTCGTAATAGTACCGGAAAAACAATACAGTCATGGTACATACAACCTGAAGTTAAATATAGCCCAACATCACAATTTGCTATTCGATTGGGTGCTGAAATTTTAAGTGGTGACAAAGGAAAAATTAGTGACGTAGACCATAGCTTTGTCCCACTTTATGGTGTTGCTCACCGTTTTAATGGATTTATGGATATTTTCACCAAATTCCCCTCTGATCTTAGCAACGCTGGATTAGTAAATCCTTATCTATTTATCAATAAGAAGCTAACAGACAAAGTAGAGATTAGCTCCAACAATCATTTGTTTTATACCCAAAGAAGCTTTCATACTACAACCAATCAACCTTTGACCAAATTCATGGGTTATGAGCATGATCTAGTCGTAACCTATAAACCCAATAGCTATACACATCTTGAGAGTGGATTTTCTATAGCACTACCTACCGAAGCCATGACAACTATCAAAAAAACAGGCAATCCAGACCGTGTTGCTACGTGGGCGTACCTACAAGTGAAGTTTACGCCAAGATTATTTAAAAGTACGACCTATTAA
- a CDS encoding GIY-YIG nuclease family protein: MEEFVVYILYSQKFDKNYTGFTSNLIERFKSHNELGTKGHTLKFRPWGVIHVEFFSTKSEAMKREKYFKTGIGREFIKNLIYSK; the protein is encoded by the coding sequence ATGGAAGAATTTGTTGTCTACATTCTATATTCCCAAAAATTCGATAAAAATTACACTGGATTTACATCCAATCTTATTGAACGTTTTAAATCTCACAACGAACTAGGTACCAAAGGACACACCTTGAAATTCAGACCATGGGGCGTAATCCATGTCGAATTTTTCTCTACCAAAAGTGAAGCTATGAAAAGAGAAAAATATTTTAAAACTGGTATTGGTAGAGAATTTATAAAAAATCTAATTTATAGTAAATAA
- a CDS encoding helix-turn-helix domain-containing protein, producing MFTINRTDNPSKGRQRIFWCYIPFTLSVSLALTSNLEHITGTATISDTGMLIIQIFSLIHFLLAITFIPFLTVYTFFKIKYLKDPKEEKWILTLITIISLTLLAWLSAALAGLIFNYDITHTMSVLALVATFLIHWIAYMGIYKYKLANNKDAIATFLNTDSTLSLSSLSITENGQTEDRKDAITADNLYYQKLESLCREQHIYTDNTLNREKIAEKLGISAGYLSQIINSITGDNFANYINNYRVEAVKEMISNYEYDNYNLLTMGLESGFTSKTTFYNAFKKATGQTPNEYKNTMK from the coding sequence TTGTTTACAATCAATCGCACCGATAATCCTTCAAAAGGTAGACAACGAATTTTTTGGTGTTATATTCCATTTACTTTGTCAGTCTCTCTTGCATTAACAAGCAATCTTGAGCATATTACTGGGACGGCTACTATCTCTGACACAGGAATGTTAATTATCCAAATATTTAGTTTAATTCACTTTTTGCTAGCTATTACATTCATCCCATTTCTTACGGTATATACTTTTTTTAAAATCAAATATTTAAAAGATCCAAAAGAAGAAAAATGGATTCTAACTTTAATAACCATAATCTCCTTAACACTGCTTGCTTGGCTTAGTGCCGCACTAGCGGGCTTAATTTTTAATTATGATATTACTCACACCATGAGTGTTTTGGCTTTGGTGGCAACATTTTTAATTCACTGGATAGCCTATATGGGAATTTACAAATATAAACTTGCCAATAATAAAGATGCTATTGCTACCTTTTTAAATACAGACTCAACTCTTTCCCTCAGCAGTCTTTCAATCACAGAAAATGGCCAAACCGAAGATCGCAAGGACGCAATAACAGCAGACAATCTATATTATCAAAAACTTGAATCCCTGTGTAGAGAGCAGCATATATACACCGACAACACTTTAAACAGAGAAAAAATTGCCGAAAAACTAGGCATTAGCGCAGGGTACCTCTCTCAAATTATAAATTCTATAACAGGAGACAACTTTGCCAACTACATCAACAACTATAGAGTTGAAGCTGTAAAAGAAATGATTTCAAATTATGAATATGACAACTATAATTTATTGACCATGGGATTGGAATCTGGTTTCACTTCTAAGACAACTTTCTACAATGCTTTTAAAAAAGCAACTGGTCAAACACCAAACGAATATAAAAACACAATGAAATAA
- a CDS encoding GIY-YIG nuclease family protein, with product MDEFVAYILYSEKFDKNYTGFTSNLIERFKSHNELGTKGHTLKFRPWGVIHVEFFNSKSEAMKREKYSKTGIGREFIKNLIYSK from the coding sequence ATGGATGAATTTGTTGCTTACATCTTATATTCTGAAAAATTCGATAAAAACTACACCGGATTTACATCCAACCTTATTGAACGTTTTAAATCTCACAACGAACTAGGTACCAAAGGACACACCTTGAAATTCAGACCATGGGGCGTAATTCATGTCGAGTTTTTCAACTCTAAATCGGAAGCGATGAAAAGAGAAAAATATTCTAAAACTGGTATTGGTAGAGAATTTATAAAAAATCTAATTTATAGTAAATAA
- the era gene encoding GTPase Era yields MAHKAGFVNIIGNPNVGKSTLMNAFVGERLSIITSKAQTTRHRILGIVNGEDFQLILSDTPGIIKPAYEMQESMMNFVKSAFEDADILIYMVEIGEQDLKDEAFFNKIIHSKIPVLLLLNKIDNSNQEQLEEQVAFWTEKVPNAEIYPISALKNFNVPEVFGRILELLPESPAYYPKDQLTDKPERFFVNETIREKILLNYSKEIPYAVEIVTEEFVETDAIIKIRSLIMVERETQKGIIIGHKGAALKKVGVESREDLEKFFGKQIHIELYVKVNKNWRSNANMLKRFGYNQN; encoded by the coding sequence ATGGCACACAAAGCAGGTTTTGTAAATATTATAGGGAATCCTAATGTAGGGAAGTCAACGCTAATGAATGCGTTTGTTGGGGAAAGATTGTCTATTATTACCTCAAAAGCACAAACTACAAGACATAGAATTCTAGGGATTGTAAATGGAGAAGATTTTCAATTGATTCTTTCGGATACTCCTGGAATCATTAAACCTGCTTATGAAATGCAGGAGTCGATGATGAATTTTGTAAAATCGGCTTTTGAAGATGCAGATATCTTAATCTATATGGTTGAGATTGGAGAACAAGATTTGAAAGATGAAGCTTTTTTTAATAAAATTATACACTCCAAAATTCCAGTTTTGTTGTTGTTGAATAAAATTGACAATTCAAACCAAGAACAATTAGAGGAACAAGTTGCTTTTTGGACGGAGAAAGTACCTAATGCTGAGATTTATCCAATTTCGGCTTTGAAGAACTTTAATGTTCCTGAGGTTTTTGGACGTATTTTGGAATTGCTACCAGAATCGCCAGCTTATTATCCAAAAGATCAATTGACTGATAAACCGGAACGTTTCTTTGTAAATGAAACTATCCGTGAAAAGATCTTATTGAATTATAGTAAAGAGATTCCGTATGCAGTTGAAATTGTGACTGAGGAGTTTGTTGAAACAGATGCTATAATCAAGATTCGTTCTTTGATAATGGTAGAGCGCGAAACCCAAAAAGGAATCATTATTGGTCATAAAGGTGCTGCTTTGAAAAAAGTAGGAGTGGAGTCTCGTGAGGATTTAGAGAAATTCTTTGGGAAGCAAATTCACATCGAGCTATACGTGAAAGTAAATAAAAATTGGAGAAGTAACGCTAATATGTTAAAGCGTTTTGGATATAATCAGAATTAA
- a CDS encoding outer membrane beta-barrel protein, with translation MLKSQLVVLFLFLSFLSYGQESYFVQGQILDINTQQPLEAANVYFSVVKDSLKLGSTTTDNGGMFKIRIKKYDNPVFLNVSYVGHENYKDELSGIVENRDLGTIYLFSTENVLKDVVIKATASPMVVKQDTLEYNASSFKVRPDDNVDAVLKELPGFVIDDEGKITVNGKEVSQILVNGKAFFGKDGAIALQNLPADIINKIQVSDFKTKKEELAGDDAASDFLSVNLTIDEKKNKGYFGKFLGGYGSDDRYEGSFLVNQFDNKQRISAVGSTNNINLSGFSIDEAFGEDKGSSNGDVGATISRKGITTTNLAGFNYFNEWSEQLETTGDYSFNNSANTNAKKSTQTRFLPTGNITTASDSDAKTENTNHKVNFEVAYKPTKNTQIVFEPKLRKSNYKSSGTSSSISSNEAGALLNENTGTYSKNTDLLSFDNELTFNKTFAKRARNLSFSFTNSNSKNDLLGFNDNSTKSFTSGNVKLRNQLNDNTIQRDLYYGQLEYTEPLSNVVRLRVGADYKTDNRSTDEKTFNFDTTSDSYSLFNDAQSSYISSKQRLISPKMGFFYDDKVFSFNIRNNTSVIQYDNSSLYLGSTTNLKTNYFIPEWHSQFKYKVDRSNYAQLKYDYRVNLPTAYQLLPVTDISSPVNTVVGNPDLEPIKKHSLNFNFRNYNMKKRSGYSIFMKADIIDSDIISTKVYATDGTSSTTFININNIYKTSLGANWNTYKKRDGNSYRYGLAFKTDYSFDKGFVNNVFYDARILAITPRAYFSYNYGELFSVAPSYNLSYVESNYKNYSINKRSNVVHKLNLRATNYFGPKWVLSNDFGYSYNSNSGNGYRNDYKLWNMSLGYTFLDKRLTARMKVFDLLNQNQGYTRSITDTSIRDEENTVLKRYAMFSLIYKIKNFGGMSESKSRKSGRHRENSSDM, from the coding sequence ATGTTGAAAAGCCAATTAGTAGTTCTGTTTTTATTTTTATCATTTTTAAGTTACGGACAGGAAAGCTATTTTGTACAAGGTCAGATTTTGGATATCAATACGCAGCAACCTCTAGAAGCTGCCAATGTCTATTTTTCGGTAGTGAAGGATTCCTTGAAATTAGGAAGTACTACCACGGATAATGGCGGAATGTTTAAAATTCGAATAAAAAAATATGATAATCCCGTTTTTTTGAATGTATCCTATGTTGGTCATGAGAACTATAAGGATGAGCTTTCTGGAATTGTTGAAAACAGAGACTTGGGTACAATATATTTATTTAGTACCGAAAATGTATTAAAAGATGTTGTGATCAAAGCAACTGCATCGCCAATGGTAGTGAAGCAAGATACATTAGAGTATAATGCGTCATCGTTCAAGGTACGTCCAGATGATAATGTGGATGCGGTGCTGAAAGAATTACCTGGTTTTGTAATTGATGACGAAGGTAAAATAACGGTCAACGGGAAAGAGGTAAGTCAGATTTTGGTCAATGGGAAAGCTTTTTTTGGTAAAGATGGCGCTATTGCGTTGCAAAATTTGCCTGCGGATATTATTAATAAAATTCAAGTTTCTGACTTTAAAACCAAAAAAGAAGAGCTAGCGGGAGATGATGCTGCCTCTGATTTTTTGAGTGTCAATTTGACTATTGATGAAAAGAAGAATAAAGGTTATTTTGGAAAATTCCTGGGAGGATATGGTAGTGATGATCGGTATGAAGGGAGTTTCTTGGTCAATCAATTTGATAATAAGCAACGAATAAGCGCAGTTGGATCTACAAATAATATCAACTTATCTGGTTTCTCAATCGATGAAGCTTTTGGGGAAGATAAGGGGAGTTCTAACGGTGATGTGGGAGCTACAATTTCGAGAAAAGGAATCACGACTACCAACTTAGCTGGTTTTAATTATTTTAACGAATGGTCTGAGCAGCTAGAAACTACAGGCGATTATTCCTTTAATAACAGTGCAAATACAAATGCTAAAAAATCGACGCAAACACGATTTTTGCCTACGGGAAATATTACTACAGCATCTGACAGTGATGCAAAAACTGAAAATACCAATCATAAGGTTAATTTTGAGGTGGCCTACAAGCCGACAAAAAACACTCAGATTGTTTTTGAACCAAAACTTAGAAAATCGAATTATAAAAGTAGTGGGACCTCGTCAAGTATTTCTAGTAATGAAGCAGGGGCTTTGCTTAATGAAAATACTGGAACTTACTCGAAAAATACAGATTTGCTAAGTTTTGATAACGAGTTAACTTTTAATAAGACCTTCGCAAAAAGAGCACGCAACTTAAGCTTTTCTTTTACAAACAGTAACTCAAAAAATGATTTATTGGGTTTTAATGACAACAGTACCAAATCTTTTACGAGTGGAAACGTAAAGTTAAGAAACCAGTTAAATGATAATACTATTCAACGAGATTTGTATTATGGCCAATTGGAATACACAGAGCCATTGTCAAATGTGGTTAGGTTGCGAGTAGGTGCAGACTATAAAACAGACAATCGAAGTACAGATGAAAAAACATTTAATTTTGATACAACCTCAGATTCCTATTCTTTGTTCAATGATGCCCAATCAAGTTATATTTCGTCAAAACAGCGATTGATTTCCCCAAAAATGGGCTTTTTTTATGATGATAAAGTTTTTTCGTTTAATATTCGTAACAATACTTCAGTCATTCAGTATGACAATAGTTCGTTGTATCTGGGTAGTACGACCAATTTAAAAACGAATTACTTTATACCCGAATGGCATTCACAATTTAAGTATAAAGTAGATCGATCAAATTATGCACAACTAAAGTATGATTATCGTGTTAATTTACCAACGGCGTACCAGTTGCTACCCGTGACAGATATAAGTAGTCCAGTGAATACTGTGGTAGGAAATCCTGATTTGGAACCGATAAAAAAGCACAGCCTCAATTTTAATTTTAGAAATTATAATATGAAAAAGCGTTCTGGATATAGCATTTTTATGAAAGCAGATATCATTGATAGTGATATCATTTCGACAAAAGTGTATGCTACAGACGGAACGAGCTCCACTACTTTTATAAATATCAATAATATTTACAAAACTAGTTTGGGTGCCAATTGGAATACCTACAAAAAGCGCGACGGAAATAGTTACCGCTATGGTCTGGCTTTTAAAACTGATTATTCATTTGATAAAGGCTTTGTTAATAATGTTTTTTATGATGCAAGAATTTTAGCAATAACGCCACGAGCCTATTTCTCTTATAATTATGGTGAGTTGTTCTCTGTAGCGCCATCGTATAATCTGTCCTATGTAGAATCCAATTATAAAAATTATTCTATCAACAAAAGATCTAATGTTGTTCATAAATTAAATCTAAGAGCAACCAATTATTTTGGTCCTAAATGGGTATTGAGTAATGATTTTGGGTACAGTTACAATTCTAATTCTGGTAATGGGTATCGAAATGATTATAAATTATGGAATATGAGTTTGGGGTATACTTTTCTTGACAAAAGGTTGACGGCCAGAATGAAGGTTTTTGACTTGTTAAACCAAAATCAAGGATACACACGATCTATTACAGATACGTCAATACGTGATGAAGAAAATACCGTTTTGAAACGCTACGCCATGTTTTCTTTGATTTATAAAATTAAAAACTTTGGCGGAATGAGTGAGTCTAAATCAAGAAAGTCGGGTAGGCATAGAGAAAATAGCAGTGATATGTGA
- the der gene encoding ribosome biogenesis GTPase Der: MNNIVAIVGRPNVGKSTLFNRLIQRREAIVDSVSGVTRDRNYGKSEWNGKEFSVIDTGGYVRGSDDVFEGEIRKQVELAIDEADVIIFVVDVEEGITPMDDTVAKLLRKVKKPVLLAVNKVDNAMREKDAIEFYNLGLGEYYTFASISGSGTGDLLDALIKAFPEKPEVEDASDLPRFAVVGRPNAGKSSFINALIGKERYIVTDIAGTTRDAIDTKFDRFGFEFNLVDTAGIRRKAKVKEDLEFYSVMRSVRAIEHADICILIIDATRGFEGQDQSIFWLAEKNRKGVVILVNKWDLVEKDTMSTRDYEDKIREELMPFTDVPILFVSALTKQRLLKALEATVKVYESRQQRIPTSKFNDYMLKIIEAYPPPATKGKYVKIKYCMQLPTKTPQFVFFANLPQYVKEPYKRYLENKIRDNWDFSGVPIDIYIREK; encoded by the coding sequence ATGAATAATATTGTTGCGATAGTAGGAAGACCTAATGTAGGGAAGTCAACCCTTTTTAATAGGCTGATACAAAGAAGAGAAGCTATTGTAGATTCGGTTTCGGGAGTTACCCGTGATAGAAACTATGGTAAAAGCGAGTGGAACGGAAAAGAGTTTTCGGTGATTGATACAGGTGGATATGTGCGTGGATCTGATGATGTGTTTGAAGGAGAGATTCGCAAGCAAGTAGAATTGGCCATTGACGAGGCAGATGTAATCATCTTTGTTGTTGATGTTGAGGAAGGAATTACGCCGATGGATGATACTGTGGCAAAATTGTTACGTAAGGTTAAAAAACCAGTGTTATTGGCTGTTAATAAGGTAGATAATGCCATGCGTGAGAAAGATGCAATTGAGTTTTACAACCTAGGACTGGGTGAGTATTACACATTTGCAAGTATCTCAGGTAGTGGAACAGGGGATTTATTGGATGCTTTGATTAAAGCTTTTCCAGAGAAACCAGAAGTTGAAGATGCTTCAGACTTGCCACGTTTTGCAGTTGTAGGACGTCCAAATGCTGGAAAATCTAGTTTTATCAACGCTTTGATTGGTAAAGAAAGATATATTGTTACAGATATTGCAGGTACAACTCGTGATGCAATTGATACAAAATTTGACCGTTTTGGTTTTGAATTTAACTTGGTAGATACTGCTGGAATTCGTCGTAAGGCGAAAGTGAAAGAGGATCTAGAATTCTATTCTGTGATGCGTTCGGTACGTGCGATTGAGCATGCAGATATTTGTATTTTGATTATTGATGCCACTCGTGGATTTGAAGGGCAAGATCAAAGTATTTTTTGGTTGGCTGAAAAAAACCGTAAAGGTGTTGTGATCTTGGTTAATAAATGGGATTTGGTAGAAAAAGATACCATGTCTACCCGTGATTACGAAGATAAAATTAGAGAAGAATTAATGCCATTTACAGATGTGCCAATTCTTTTTGTGTCGGCATTGACCAAACAACGTTTATTGAAAGCCTTGGAAGCAACTGTAAAAGTGTACGAAAGTAGACAGCAGCGTATTCCGACTTCAAAATTTAATGACTATATGTTGAAAATTATTGAAGCGTATCCTCCACCAGCAACCAAAGGGAAGTATGTGAAAATTAAATATTGTATGCAGTTGCCAACTAAAACACCTCAGTTTGTGTTTTTTGCCAATTTGCCACAGTATGTAAAAGAGCCATACAAGCGTTACCTTGAAAACAAAATTAGAGATAATTGGGATTTTTCGGGTGTGCCAATTGATATTTACATCAGAGAAAAATAA
- a CDS encoding RrF2 family transcriptional regulator: MLSQKTKYALKALLYLAQQDADHISKTTAIAEAANIPKKFLEQILLDLKRGHFVGSKQGKFGGYYLLKSGNEITLADIHRLFDGAIALLPCASLNFYERCADCTDEAECLLRHGLMTIRDETLKAMKDITIASLVNK; this comes from the coding sequence ATGCTTTCACAAAAAACCAAATACGCCCTCAAAGCATTACTATATCTTGCGCAACAAGATGCCGATCATATTTCGAAAACGACGGCGATTGCAGAAGCAGCTAATATTCCTAAAAAATTTTTGGAACAAATTTTACTAGATCTAAAACGTGGCCATTTTGTAGGTAGCAAGCAAGGTAAATTTGGTGGCTATTACCTTTTAAAATCTGGAAACGAAATCACATTGGCAGATATTCATCGTTTATTTGATGGTGCTATTGCCTTACTTCCTTGTGCTTCGTTGAATTTTTATGAGCGTTGTGCCGATTGTACCGATGAAGCCGAATGCCTACTAAGACACGGATTAATGACCATTCGAGACGAAACTTTGAAAGCAATGAAAGACATTACTATTGCTTCACTAGTAAACAAATAA